A stretch of the Ananas comosus cultivar F153 linkage group 14, ASM154086v1, whole genome shotgun sequence genome encodes the following:
- the LOC109720613 gene encoding POU domain, class 3, transcription factor 3 (The sequence of the model RefSeq protein was modified relative to this genomic sequence to represent the inferred CDS: added 90 bases not found in genome assembly) encodes MRGLGRLAATPSAAGKQTLISSSALSYSTFSPLGGGGGGGGGGGAGGRGRGRGALPPPPSSATGARVPGKPDPDAEDGDPFAPPPGLGHGRGHPVLPSSPVLPSFSSWMSSLNPSASSAAAGRGRGAAAPPSPPPDPEPKRPIFFKRDADPEEESSSSSTAKPLPASISPLLPGAGRGKPTRPAEPAPRAAEENRHLRRRSVEPSASPSPPKMGREEAVRKAVEVLSRGGGGGGGGPGRGGRGRGRAMTRGRGARGRGRFGGRGERGDSVDSALYLGDGADGERLQKRLGEEKMKILNEAFEEVSWRALPSPMEDAYLDALHTNNMIEYEPEYLVEFENPDIDEKPPMSLRDALEKAKPFLMAYEGIQSQEEWEEAVKETMEKVPHMKELMDMYCGPDRVTAKQQQEELRRVANTLPENIPSSVKRFTDRALLSLQSNPGWGWDKKCQFMDKLVWEVSQHYK; translated from the exons ATGAGAGGCCTCGGACGACTCGCTGCAACCCCTTCCGCCGCAGGGAAACAAACCCTAATCTCATCTTCCGCCCTCTCCTACTCCACCTTCTCCCCACTCGG CGCCCGCGTCCCTGGGAAACCCGATCCCGACGCCGAGGACGGCGACCCCTTCGCCCCTCCCCCCGGCCTCGGCCATGGCCGTGGCCACCCCgtcctcccctcctcccccgtcctcccctccttctcctcctggATGTCCTCCCTCAacccctccgcctcctccgccgccgcagggcgcggccgcggcgccgccgccccgcCTTCCCCGCCCCCCGATCCCGAGCCCAAAAGGCCTATCTTCTTCAAGCGGGACGCGGATCCTGAGGAGGAGTCGTCTTCGTCGTCGACGGCGAAGCCGCTGCCCGCGAGCATCTCCCCCTTGCTCCCCGGCGCAGGGCGGGGGAAGCCGACGAGGCCTGCCGAGCCGGCCCCGCGCGCGGCAGAGGAGaaccgccacctccgccgcagATCCGTCGAGCCAAGTGCGAGCCCGAGCCCCCCGAAGATGGGGCGCGAGGAGGCCGTGAGGAAGGCGGTGGAGGTCCtctcccgcggcggcggcggcggcggcggcggccctgGGAGAGGGGGCCGAGGGAGGGGCCGAGCTATGACGCGAGGGAGAGGGGCCAGGGGTAGGGGCAGGTTTGGAGGTAGGGGCGAGCGCGGTGATTCGGTGGACTCCGCTCTTTATCTCGGAGATGGAGCTGATGGAGAGAGGTTGCAGAAGAGGCTGGGcgaggagaagatgaagatttTGAACGAAGCGTTCGAGGAAGTGAGCTGGAGAGCATTGCCTTCTCCAATGGAGGATGCTTATTTGGACGCTCTCCATACTAATAATATG ATCGAGTATGAGCCGGAGTATTTGGTGGAGTTTGAAAACCCGGATATTGATGAGAAGCCTCCAATGTCCCTTCGTGATGCGTTGGAGAAGGCGAAGCCGTTTTTGATGGCGTACGAGGGGATACAAAGCCAAGAAGAGTGGGAG gAAGCTGTAAAAGAAACAATGGAGAAGGTTCCCCACATGAAAGAGCTAATGGATATGTATTGTGGTCCTGATAGAGTTACAGCAAAACAACAACAAGAGGAGTTGCGGAGAGTTGCTAATACTCTTCCAGAGAATATACCTTCTTCTGTGAAGAGGTTCACAGATCGTGCTCTCCTTTCTCTTCAG AGCAATCCAGGGTGGGGTTGGGACAAGAAGTGCCAGTTCATGGACAAGCTTGTCTGGGAGGTTTCTCAGCACTACAAGTAG
- the LOC109720614 gene encoding uncharacterized protein LOC109720614 produces MRKFSAPPFSSSLLRFRSSYTTSPPPPPPQTLNLKPVPPHLSEPYLAEVRSLLPRLLALGHHSDAVRLLSAALLLSPPLSSLPIPSLARHLSSLPDLAPTLALLTSLRHHPLRPSPLPFVAPLLSSFLLSRRPRDAAKVFFWLCRADSPRRPDREVYEIAIGGFCRLGRMLDALRALREMALDSVPIGGGLREEVYRGLLQEARIDEARELDAALKGLEGGGGEFDRVAELLDRFVRDWEE; encoded by the coding sequence atgagaaAATTCTCCGCGCCAccattctcctcctctctcctccgcTTCCGATCATCGTACACCAcctctccacctcctcctcctcctcaaaccctaaacctaaaacccgtACCTCCCCATCTCTCCGAACCCTACCTCGCCGAGGTACGGTCCCTCCTCCCCCGCCTCCTCGCCCTCGGCCACCACTCCGACGCCGTGCGCCTCCTCTCCGCCGcgctcctcctctcccctcccctctcGTCCCTCCCCATCCCCTCCCTCGCCCGCcacctctcctccctccccgaCCTCGCGCCGACGCTCGCCCTCCTCACCTCCCTCCGCCACCACCCCCTCCGCCCGTCCCCGCTCCCCTTCGTcgcccctctcctctcctccttcctcctcagCCGCCGCCCCAGGGACGCCGCCAAGGTCTTCTTCTGGCTCTGCCGCGCCGACTCCCCCCGCCGCCCCGACCGCGAGGTCTACGAGATCGCCATCGGAGGGTTTTGCAGGCTCGGGAGGATGCTCGATGCCCTTAGGGCTCTAAGGGAGATGGCGCTGGATAGTGTCCCGATCGGAGGGGGTTTGAGGGAGGAAGTGTACAGGGGTTTGCTTCAGGAGGCTCGGATCGACGAGGCGAGGGAGTTGGATGCGGCGTTGAAGGGCTTGGAAGGGGGCGGCGGCGAATTCGATCGTGTGGCTGAGTTGCTCGATCGGTTCGTCCGAGATTGGGAGGAGTGA